GTTAAACTCTCTTCGCTGTGCGGACTGGGACAGACAGCACCCAATCCTGTTCTGACGACACTAAAGTACTTCAAGGACGAGTACGTAGCACATATCAAGGAGAAACGCTGCCCGGCACTTGTGTGCCAGAACCTTATTTCCTATGTCATCGATCCCGAACTGTGTGGTGGCTGCACGGTTTGCGCAAAAAACTGCCCGAATGACGCGATCGATGGCGAACCAAAGAAAGTCTATAGAATCGATCAAGAAAAATGCACAAAGTGCGGCATCTGCATCACCATATGTCCTCCGAAATTCAATGCGGTCAAGAAAGTATCTCCATCGCTAACATGATAACGATAACGATCAATGGCAAGCGTATAAAGGCAAAAAAGGGTGAAACCGTCCTGAGGATCGCTGAACGTGCCGGTATCAGGATCCCGACCCTGTGTTATCATAAGGACCTGACACCTTACGGAGGCTGCCGTCTCTGTATTGTCGAGGTGAAAGGTACAAGAATACCGCTCACTGCATGCACCCTGAATGCTGAGCATGGCATGGTTATCAAGACCGACACACCGCATTTGCGCAACTTGCGCAGATTCACCCTTCAGCTGATGTTATCAGAGCACCCAAATGCGTGCCTCATTTGCGAACGCGAAGCAGATTGTGCCAATTTTCAGGAATGCATAAAAAAATCAGCGGTCACCTTTGGGTGCAAGTCCTGTCCCCAGAACGAAAACTGTGCCTTGCAGGACATGGTACGAGAGCTTGGAATAAAGGATATTCCTTTCGACTTCCGGTATCGCGGTCTCGAATTAGAACGGCACGACCCGTTCTTTGACCGCGACTACAATTTGTGTATATTATGCGGCCGGTGCATCCGCGTGTGCGACGAGATAAGAGGCGCTCACACCCTAGCATTCCACCACCGCGGACCTGACACCCTGGTCGGCACCGCTTTTGATCTGCCTCATCTTGAATCGGACTGTCAATTCTGCGGTGCCTGTGTCGATTTCTGTCCAACCGGTGCGTTGAGGGGCAGATTCAGCCGATATGATAAACCGCCTGAAAAGGTAGTAAAGACTACCTGTATGCTGTGTAGTGTTGGATGCCAGATCGATCTCAATGTTTCCGAAGAGAAAATCACCTGTTCAACCCCGCACGACAGTCAACTCTGCGCGCGGGGGCGCTTTGGCATCGCGCCGCTCGTTCACCATCCCAAACGTATCACCGTACCGCTGATGAAAAAAGGTGATGCGGTGATCGAAGTCGAATGGGCTGAAGCACTGGCTTTCGTGGCCAGTAAGCTGCATGAGTACAGAAATCATACCGGCGTTCTGCTCACACCCGAGCTGACCAGCGAAGCGATCGGTAAGGTCTATTCGCTTGCCGACCTTGCAAAGATGAAGATTGCCGTTGAGATGGATCCAGATAACATGCCAGAGGCGTTGAATTTGACCAGAGCCAAAGGCAAGGTAGCCTTTGTTATCTTGAACACGGACCTGGTGGCTGATTACTCGGTTCTGCTCCTCGGACTTCGTAAGAGATACAAGAATAATGCAGTATTCATCGTCATCGATCCAGTTGTCGGACGCTCGAATCGCTTTGCGGATGCGGTGCTCAACCCGGTCCAAGGAGCAGAAAATGACGTTCTCCAACTGCTCTCGGGATCCAAAAGGACAAACAGTAAAACGGGTATCCCGGCCGCGGAAATCGAAGCGGCAAAAAGTCTGATCAGCGGCAGAAAGATTTTTGTATTATACGATCCAGCGAACGCACCATCAGCAAAGATCAAGAAACCGCTAAATGCATTGCCCCTGCACAGCAAGAGCAACATGCTGACGATAGCCGGGCTGGGATTTGACAGCACACCTGGACAAATGCTGGCGGACAAGAATATCGATTGTCTCTACGCTATCGGCAGTGCTTCAGATCTGAGCAGGAAATACAAGACGGTGATCGTTCAGGACTGCTTCCTGCCAGACTTTGAATTTGATGTGTTCCTGCCGGCCGCCACTTTTGCCGAATCAAACGGCAGCGTCCAGGACATCAGCGGCAAATCGAAAAATGTGCGCTGCGCCACCGCACCGGCGGGCAAAGCGATGCCCGACGATAAGATCATCGATGAACTGGCTCGCACCATGAACATCAGACTCAAGAAAAGACTTCAGAAGCGAACAGCAAAGAGAACGAAGAGAATCCACCCTTCCAAGGTCAGCAAAAAGTATCCGTTGACTTTGATCGCACGGCAGAACACGTATGGATATCGTAACAAAACGCTCTCAGCCGTTTTGAAGGGGTTCGATCGTTTGCGCGGGGACAGATGCATATGGTTGAACGAGAGGACCGCTGCGAAATACAGATTGAAGGAAGGAATGAACGCGACTTTGGCTGGACCTTATGGTGCAC
This portion of the candidate division WOR-3 bacterium genome encodes:
- a CDS encoding 2Fe-2S iron-sulfur cluster-binding protein codes for the protein MITITINGKRIKAKKGETVLRIAERAGIRIPTLCYHKDLTPYGGCRLCIVEVKGTRIPLTACTLNAEHGMVIKTDTPHLRNLRRFTLQLMLSEHPNACLICEREADCANFQECIKKSAVTFGCKSCPQNENCALQDMVRELGIKDIPFDFRYRGLELERHDPFFDRDYNLCILCGRCIRVCDEIRGAHTLAFHHRGPDTLVGTAFDLPHLESDCQFCGACVDFCPTGALRGRFSRYDKPPEKVVKTTCMLCSVGCQIDLNVSEEKITCSTPHDSQLCARGRFGIAPLVHHPKRITVPLMKKGDAVIEVEWAEALAFVASKLHEYRNHTGVLLTPELTSEAIGKVYSLADLAKMKIAVEMDPDNMPEALNLTRAKGKVAFVILNTDLVADYSVLLLGLRKRYKNNAVFIVIDPVVGRSNRFADAVLNPVQGAENDVLQLLSGSKRTNSKTGIPAAEIEAAKSLISGRKIFVLYDPANAPSAKIKKPLNALPLHSKSNMLTIAGLGFDSTPGQMLADKNIDCLYAIGSASDLSRKYKTVIVQDCFLPDFEFDVFLPAATFAESNGSVQDISGKSKNVRCATAPAGKAMPDDKIIDELARTMNIRLKKRLQKRTAKRTKRIHPSKVSKKYPLTLIARQNTYGYRNKTLSAVLKGFDRLRGDRCIWLNERTAAKYRLKEGMNATLAGPYGAHTARVKISSSIPDDAVLIYYHQSTRNFAAGPVRIECIRS